One window of Paludibacter propionicigenes WB4 genomic DNA carries:
- a CDS encoding sodium:proton antiporter, which yields MKDVFSIPLWCSIPFVVMLLAIAIGPLIAENWWGKNKNKLLVSLFLGIPVTIYMLANGLSENLLDTVIYDYVPFMILLGSLFIITGGIHISGDIKATPLNNTLFLGIGYVLASIMGTTGAAMLLIRPVIATNSERRFTTHTILFFIAAVANCGGLLTPLGDPPLFMIYLRGAEFSWFLNLFPEWLFTGTLLLLIYYFVDRYYYKKEDWTNIAEDYIQIKPIRVTGNINFLFLVGVVIAVALINKGTIHQMGEENASIGLKYLREIVLLLLAGASLYFTKSEVRKSNKFSWEPIVEVAYLFLGIFITMAPTLLWLAKNAASFGVTEPWQFMYASGALSSFLDNTPTAVAFYDLARGLVTSGLPASLSASVMTAGIPEILLKAICVGAVFFGSMTYIGNGPNFMVKSIAEESGIKMPSFFSYMFRFSLIVLLPIYILVQLIFI from the coding sequence ATGAAAGATGTTTTCAGTATCCCTTTATGGTGTTCAATTCCCTTCGTTGTAATGCTTTTGGCCATTGCCATAGGTCCACTTATTGCCGAAAATTGGTGGGGCAAAAACAAAAACAAACTACTTGTTTCATTATTTCTAGGTATTCCGGTAACAATCTACATGCTGGCAAACGGACTTTCTGAAAATTTACTTGACACCGTCATTTACGACTATGTACCGTTTATGATATTACTGGGTTCGTTGTTTATAATCACAGGCGGCATACATATATCAGGCGATATTAAAGCCACTCCATTAAACAACACTCTTTTTTTAGGTATTGGCTATGTTTTGGCATCCATCATGGGCACCACCGGAGCTGCCATGCTTCTTATCCGGCCTGTAATTGCCACCAATTCAGAACGCAGATTCACAACACACACCATTCTTTTTTTCATAGCTGCAGTGGCTAACTGCGGAGGGCTTCTAACGCCACTTGGTGATCCTCCGTTGTTTATGATTTACCTACGTGGTGCTGAATTTTCCTGGTTTTTAAATCTTTTTCCCGAATGGCTATTTACAGGCACTCTGCTGTTGCTCATTTATTATTTTGTAGACAGATACTATTATAAAAAGGAAGACTGGACTAATATTGCCGAAGATTATATTCAAATAAAACCTATCCGCGTCACCGGCAATATCAATTTTTTATTTCTTGTCGGTGTAGTTATCGCTGTGGCACTTATCAATAAAGGTACCATCCACCAAATGGGAGAAGAAAACGCCTCTATCGGATTAAAATATCTTCGCGAAATAGTCTTACTGCTGCTTGCTGGAGCATCGTTATACTTCACTAAATCGGAAGTACGTAAAAGCAATAAATTCTCCTGGGAACCCATCGTAGAAGTGGCTTATCTTTTTCTGGGTATTTTTATTACTATGGCTCCCACCCTACTTTGGCTCGCCAAAAATGCCGCAAGCTTTGGAGTTACAGAACCCTGGCAATTTATGTATGCATCAGGAGCTTTAAGCTCCTTCCTTGATAACACTCCGACAGCTGTAGCGTTTTACGATTTGGCACGCGGACTGGTTACAAGCGGCTTACCAGCATCACTTTCGGCCTCAGTCATGACGGCAGGAATTCCGGAAATACTACTGAAAGCTATTTGCGTTGGAGCCGTATTCTTTGGCTCCATGACCTACATTGGCAACGGACCGAATTTCATGGTCAAATCTATTGCCGAAGAAAGCGGTATCAAAATGCCCAGTTTCTTCTCCTACATGTTCAGGTTCTCACTCATAGTTTTACTACCTATCTACATTTTAGTACAACTGATTTTCATATAA
- a CDS encoding P-II family nitrogen regulator, which translates to MKKIEAIIRKSKFEDVKRALYDAGIEWFSYWDITGLGKSTEEQVVRGQVFKSGYIQRRMVSIVVRDVNLEKTINAILDSAWTGETGDGKLFVYDIEDTYRIRTKESGPEALYNKDESTKN; encoded by the coding sequence ATGAAGAAAATTGAAGCAATTATCCGCAAATCAAAATTTGAAGATGTAAAACGGGCGCTTTACGACGCCGGCATCGAATGGTTTTCCTACTGGGACATTACAGGACTTGGAAAATCAACAGAAGAACAGGTTGTACGAGGTCAGGTTTTCAAGTCAGGCTACATTCAACGACGCATGGTATCCATTGTAGTACGCGACGTTAATTTAGAGAAAACAATCAACGCTATTCTTGATTCTGCCTGGACAGGAGAAACAGGAGACGGTAAATTATTCGTTTACGATATAGAGGACACATATCGTATCCGTACCAAAGAATCAGGACCGGAAGCATTGTACAACAAAGACGAATCGACAAAAAACTAA
- a CDS encoding ammonium transporter, with protein MKKYILSLIALLTLFSSTLVAQTPAVTAPKIDSGDTAWMIVATAFVLLMSIPGLALFYGGLVRRKNVLNVFMQVFILVAVISVEWVIIGYSNAFSSNPIEALKPYIGGFDWAFLNNIGINDLSPYFISHSQTAADGSAVGTIPHIVFIMFQCMFAVITPALIIGAFAERINFKGFLIFSVLWSIIIYNPVAHWVWSGDGWLFKLGALDFAGGTVVHINAGVAAIVTAIMLGKRRDYKGHAIPAHNITYVVIGAGLLWVGWFGFNAGSGLAADGLAANALMVTHIAAAAAALTWALLDWIIDKRPTVVGISTGAVGGLVAITPAAGFVGVTGALIIGVVVSLICFCMVAYVKPKLGYDDSLDAFGVHGVGGMIGAVSTGILATPAIQAAYSGAAYGNLHQLWVQLIAIGATIIFSGIGTFILFKIVDKTVGLRASDKHEAIGLDETQHGETAYTNFD; from the coding sequence ATGAAGAAATATATTTTATCACTTATAGCATTATTAACTTTATTTAGCTCAACACTTGTAGCTCAAACTCCAGCAGTGACAGCACCAAAAATCGACAGCGGAGATACCGCATGGATGATTGTTGCAACTGCTTTTGTATTATTGATGTCGATTCCCGGGCTAGCGCTTTTTTACGGCGGATTAGTACGTCGCAAAAACGTTTTAAATGTATTCATGCAAGTTTTTATCCTGGTTGCTGTTATCAGCGTCGAATGGGTAATAATTGGTTATAGCAATGCATTCAGCTCTAATCCTATAGAAGCTCTTAAACCGTACATAGGGGGATTTGACTGGGCATTTTTAAATAACATCGGAATAAATGACTTAAGTCCGTATTTTATTTCTCATTCACAGACAGCCGCAGATGGATCAGCCGTAGGAACCATTCCTCACATTGTATTTATCATGTTCCAATGTATGTTTGCGGTTATTACACCGGCACTTATCATCGGTGCTTTTGCTGAACGTATCAATTTTAAAGGATTCTTGATCTTCTCAGTACTTTGGTCAATTATTATCTACAATCCGGTTGCGCACTGGGTATGGTCAGGCGATGGTTGGTTGTTTAAACTGGGAGCACTTGATTTTGCAGGAGGTACCGTTGTTCACATCAATGCCGGTGTTGCAGCCATAGTAACTGCAATCATGCTTGGCAAACGCAGAGATTACAAAGGTCATGCTATACCAGCTCACAACATTACCTATGTGGTTATAGGTGCAGGCCTGCTTTGGGTAGGCTGGTTCGGATTTAACGCAGGTAGCGGATTGGCCGCCGATGGACTTGCAGCCAACGCATTAATGGTTACACATATAGCAGCCGCAGCCGCAGCTTTGACATGGGCATTATTAGACTGGATTATTGACAAACGCCCAACCGTAGTTGGTATAAGCACAGGAGCAGTAGGTGGTTTAGTAGCTATCACTCCGGCAGCAGGATTTGTTGGTGTTACCGGTGCATTAATTATCGGAGTTGTAGTATCATTAATTTGCTTCTGCATGGTAGCATACGTAAAACCTAAGTTAGGATACGACGATTCATTAGATGCATTTGGTGTTCACGGTGTTGGAGGTATGATTGGAGCTGTATCGACAGGCATTCTAGCTACCCCTGCAATTCAGGCAGCGTATAGCGGAGCAGCGTATGGCAACCTACACCAACTTTGGGTACAACTAATCGCTATTGGTGCCACAATCATATTTTCTGGAATTGGAACGTTTATCCTCTTCAAGATTGTTGATAAAACCGTAGGTTTGCGCGCTTCCGACAAGCATGAAGCAATCGGACTGGATGAAACTCAACATGGAGAAACTGCTTACACCAATTTTGATTAA
- a CDS encoding glutamine synthetase III, whose amino-acid sequence MSSLRFNAVEEAFKKKALEVTAPSKFTSDYYGKYVFNSAAKAKYLSKDTLKALNNVINKGATLDIALANQIAAGMKLWATELGATHYTHWFQPLTDGTAEKHDSFIDYAGAPGEDIIEDFSGKLLAQQEPDASSFPNGGIRSTFEARGYTAWDPSSPAFVVDDTLVIPTIFFSYTGESLDLKAPLLKALAAVDKAAVEVCQLFDTNVKKVNANLGWEQEYFLIDEGLYATRPDLVLTGRTLMGHESAKNQQLEDHYFGAVPSRVAAYMKDLEFEGYKYGIPLKTRHNEVAPNQFELAPIFGECNLAVDQNLLVMSIMKKVARRHGFRLLLHEKPFAGINGSGKHNNWSLSTDTGVILYAPGKTAEENLQFITFIVTTLKAVHKHNALLKASIMTAQNAHRLGANEAPPAIISAFLGSQLTAILDKLENSTSEEAILIDDKKKLKLDIPHIPEVFLDNTDRNRTSPFAFTGNRFEFRAVGSSANCSSAMTALNTAVAAQLVEFKAEVDAKIAAGSSKEKAIFDVIKTYIKESKAIRFDGNGYSDEWKVEAAKRGLDCETSAPKIVEAYTSKSSIELFTKTGVLTEKELESRNEVKWETYTKKIQIESRVLGDLAINHIIPVATRYQSLLLDNVFKIKAVFDAEKAAKISAKDLALIEEIAERTAIIKENVDAMIEARKAANAIEHEDKKANAYHDVVLPYFDVIRYNIDKLELIVDDEIWTLPKYRELLFIR is encoded by the coding sequence ATGTCATCATTAAGATTTAATGCAGTAGAAGAAGCTTTTAAGAAAAAAGCACTTGAAGTTACAGCACCTTCAAAATTTACATCCGACTATTACGGAAAGTATGTTTTCAACAGCGCAGCGAAAGCGAAATATCTTTCAAAGGACACGCTGAAAGCATTAAACAACGTTATTAACAAAGGTGCAACATTGGATATTGCTCTGGCAAATCAAATTGCTGCAGGGATGAAACTTTGGGCTACTGAATTAGGCGCAACACACTATACACACTGGTTCCAACCATTAACTGATGGAACTGCCGAAAAGCACGATTCATTTATTGATTATGCAGGAGCTCCGGGTGAAGATATTATTGAAGATTTCTCAGGAAAATTATTGGCTCAACAAGAACCTGACGCTTCTTCTTTCCCTAACGGTGGTATCCGCAGCACTTTCGAAGCTCGCGGCTATACTGCATGGGATCCATCTTCTCCTGCTTTCGTAGTAGATGACACATTGGTTATTCCTACTATTTTCTTCTCTTACACTGGTGAATCTTTAGACTTAAAAGCTCCATTATTGAAAGCTCTTGCTGCTGTTGATAAAGCTGCTGTAGAAGTATGTCAATTGTTCGACACTAATGTAAAAAAAGTAAATGCCAACCTGGGTTGGGAACAAGAGTACTTCCTTATTGATGAAGGTTTGTACGCAACACGCCCTGACTTAGTATTGACAGGTCGCACTTTGATGGGACACGAATCAGCTAAGAATCAACAATTGGAAGATCACTATTTCGGTGCAGTTCCAAGTCGTGTGGCTGCTTACATGAAAGATCTTGAATTTGAAGGTTACAAATATGGTATTCCATTAAAAACCCGTCACAACGAGGTAGCTCCTAACCAATTTGAGTTGGCTCCTATCTTTGGCGAATGTAATCTGGCAGTTGACCAAAACCTATTGGTTATGTCAATCATGAAGAAAGTTGCCCGTCGTCATGGATTCCGTTTGTTGTTGCACGAAAAACCATTTGCAGGTATCAACGGTTCCGGTAAACACAATAACTGGTCATTGAGCACTGACACCGGTGTTATTCTTTATGCTCCGGGAAAAACTGCAGAAGAAAATCTTCAATTCATCACTTTCATTGTAACAACACTGAAAGCAGTACACAAACACAATGCATTGTTGAAAGCTTCTATCATGACAGCTCAAAATGCTCACCGTTTGGGTGCTAACGAAGCTCCTCCTGCAATCATTTCTGCATTCCTTGGTTCACAATTGACTGCTATTCTGGACAAATTGGAAAACAGCACAAGCGAAGAAGCTATCCTGATTGATGACAAGAAAAAACTGAAATTAGATATTCCACATATCCCTGAAGTATTCCTTGATAATACAGATCGTAACCGTACTTCACCATTTGCTTTCACCGGAAACCGTTTCGAGTTCCGTGCAGTTGGTTCTTCAGCTAACTGTTCTTCAGCAATGACAGCTTTGAATACTGCTGTGGCAGCTCAATTGGTTGAGTTTAAAGCAGAAGTTGATGCTAAAATTGCAGCAGGCTCAAGCAAAGAAAAAGCCATCTTTGATGTTATCAAAACTTACATCAAAGAGTCTAAAGCGATTCGTTTCGACGGTAACGGTTATAGCGATGAGTGGAAAGTTGAAGCAGCAAAACGTGGTTTGGATTGCGAAACAAGTGCTCCTAAAATTGTTGAAGCTTACACCAGCAAATCAAGTATTGAGCTTTTCACCAAAACAGGTGTATTAACTGAAAAAGAGCTTGAATCTCGTAACGAGGTGAAATGGGAAACTTATACTAAGAAAATCCAAATTGAATCTCGCGTATTGGGCGACTTGGCTATTAATCATATTATCCCTGTAGCTACCCGCTATCAATCACTTTTATTGGATAATGTATTCAAAATAAAAGCTGTATTTGATGCTGAAAAAGCAGCTAAAATTTCCGCTAAAGACTTGGCTCTTATTGAAGAAATTGCAGAAAGAACAGCTATTATCAAAGAAAATGTTGATGCAATGATTGAAGCTCGTAAAGCTGCTAATGCTATTGAACATGAAGACAAGAAAGCCAATGCTTATCACGATGTAGTATTACCATATTTTGATGTTATTCGTTACAATATCGATAAACTTG